From the Glandiceps talaboti chromosome 12, keGlaTala1.1, whole genome shotgun sequence genome, one window contains:
- the LOC144443727 gene encoding zinc finger CCHC domain-containing protein 24-like has translation MDSELGVNRRCFGEYQCTKCNRKWMSANSWKDAGQRCQSCNTVVLAHKQKPLEKPEELAVGDRKKEHPQHLCMKCQSLGHPCTDGHTFY, from the exons ATGGATTCAGAATTG GGAGTAAACAGACGATGTTTTGGTGAATATCAATGTACGAAGTGCAATCGTAAGTGGATGAGTGCAAACAGTTGGAAAGACGCTGGTCAACGATGTCAAAGCTGTAATACCGTAGTATTAGCACACAAACAG AAACCATTGGAAAAACCCGAGGAATTAGCTGTAGGTGATAGAAAGAAGGAACATCCACAACACCTGTGTATGAAATGCCAGAGTTTGGGTCATCCATGTACAGACGGCCACACATTTTACTAA
- the LOC144443583 gene encoding zinc finger CCHC domain-containing protein 24-like, translating to MASRKQGKGLTPYQGHRRCFGEYRCPQCNRHWMSANSWADSGQECQTCKINVYPEKQRPLEKPDDLDVGDNNKEHPRELCEKCKRLGRPCTKRSYYH from the exons ATGGCGTCG AGAAAGCAAGGCAAAGGTTTGACCCCATACCAAGGTCACAGACGATGTTTTGGTGAATACAGGTGTCCACAGTGTAATCGTCATTGGATGAGTGCCAATAGCTGGGCTGATTCAGGACAAGAGTGCCAAACATGTAAAATAAACGTGTACCCCGAGAAACAG CGCCCTCTGGAGAAACCAGATGACCTAGATGTTGGGGATAATAATAAGGAACACCCAAGAGAGCTCTGTGAGAAATGTAAAAGGCTGGGTAGGCCTTGTACTAAAAGATCATATTACCACTGA